In Fusarium falciforme chromosome 9, complete sequence, the following are encoded in one genomic region:
- a CDS encoding Polyketide-cyc domain-containing protein has protein sequence MALRLLPPRAVVARSTCTISNITSLTSASTPRIASLRRSFISFPSSEPQRLTATRTLPYPSEPLYDLISDVDSYSSFVPYCSKSRVTRWSDPDSETGRRYPTLADLHVGWGGFDEVFTSRLRCVPGRSVEAISGDATPGGSGPDASAVFRSLVTRWSVRPIAGPPTPRTEVHLNIDFQFTNPLYGAVSAAVSDKVAALMIEAFEKRARQKLGSQRKL, from the coding sequence ATGgccctccgcctcctccctccccgAGCCGTCGTCGCACGCTCGACTTGTACAATCTCCAACATCACGAGCCTCACttcagcctcaacaccacgaaTAGCCTCCCTCCGCcgctccttcatctccttccCATCCTCCGAGCCTCAGCGACTCACTGCCACCCGCACCCTCCCATACCCCTCCGAACCCCTCTACGACCTCATCTCCGACGTCGACTCGTACTCGTCCTTCGTCCCGTACTGCTCGAAGTCCCGCGTCACCCGCTGGTCCGATCCGGACTCCGAAACCGGCCGCCGCTATCCCACACTTGCGGACCTGCACGTCGGCTGGGGCGGTTTCGACGAGGTCTTTACAAGCCGGCTGCGCTGTGTCCCCGGCCGGTCGGTAGAGGCCATTAGCGGGGACGCGACCCCCGGTGGCTCGGGTCCCGATGCGTCGGCTGTCTTCCGGAGCTTGGTGACGCGCTGGTCCGTGAGGCCGATTGCGGGACCGCCGACACCGCGCACTGAGGTGCATCTCAACATCGATTTCCAGTTTACAAACCCTCTCTACGGCGCTGTGAGCGCGGCCGTGTCTGACAAGGTCGCTGCTCTAATGATAGAAGCGTTCGAGAAACGAGCTCGTCAGAAGTTGGGGTCACAACGGAAGCTTTAA
- a CDS encoding ER membrane protein complex subunit 2, whose amino-acid sequence MAPSLLQPQGHLSPTEALQLAQQAPIILKNNPKAFSASPLASLFSATETADLWTIYENLLLSCLRTGDDESAHQVLERLVLRFGDQNERVMALKGLVKEAEATNNNELTQVLKEYEDILEEDGTNIPIAKRRVALLRSMGKTPEAISSLIWLLDFNPTDAEAWGELADLYLSQGLYPQAIYALEEVLVLVPNAWNMHARLGEVSLMAANETTDGFPQKFLANSVKRFCRSIELCEDYLRGYYGLKKVTDKLLAESAKLKKHSEGDEFSLPDQATIEKLNQAATKKLAEIVRRYGAQEPLWQGYNADEIAAARDLLDKSSSEVVR is encoded by the exons ATGGCCCCCTCGCTCCTCCAGCCGCAAGGCCACCTATCACCAACCGAAGCTCTCCAGCTTGCGCAACAAGCTCCCATCATCTTGAAGAACAACCCTAAAGCCTTCTCTGCCTCGCCTCTCGCATCACTTTTCTCGGCCACCGAAACCGCTGATCTGTGGACCATCTACGAGAACCTTCTCCTCTCATGTCTTCGAACGGGCGACGACGAATCTGCGCACCAAGTTCTTGAGAGGCTGGTGTTGCGATTCGGTGACCAGAATGAACGCGTCATGGCACTCAAGGGACTTgtgaaggaggccgaggcaaCAAACAACAATGAACTTACGCAAGTGCTTAAGGAGTACGAGGACATTCTGGAGGAGGACGGAACAAACATC CCTATTGCGAAGCGACGAGTAGCCCTCTTGCGATCTATGGGAAAGACCCCTGAAGCGATTTCGTCATTAATATGGTTGCTCGATTTCAACCCTACGGACGCCGAAGCATGGGGAGAGCTAGCGGACCTCTACCTGTCCCAGGGATTGTACCCCCAAGCTATCTACGCTTTGGAGGAAGTGCTGGTGTTGGTACCAAATGCGTGGAAC ATGCATGCACGCCTCGGTGAGGTGTCGTTGATGGCAGCCAATGAAACGACCGATGGCTTCCCTCAGAAGTTCCTGGCAAATTCCGTTAAGCGGTTCTGCCGAAGCATCGAGCTCTGCGAGGACTACCTGCGGGGTTACTATGGCCTCAAGAAGGTTACTGATAAGTTGCTGGCCGAGTCTGCTAAACTCAAGAAGCACTCGGAAGGAGACGAGTTCTCTCTGCCAGACCAGGCAACAATCGAGAAACTGAACCAAGCGGCTACCAAGAAGCTAGCCGAGATCGTTCGTCGCTACGGGGCCCAGGAACCGCTGTGGCAAGGATACAATGCAGATGAGATTGCTGCAGCCCGTGACCTGCTTGACAAGTCATCGTCAGAGGTGGTCCGGTAA
- a CDS encoding Methyltransferase-like protein: MASSTPSGDAVVSQTIESVPVEKLAALDVKDPITKADTEAKAPESEVPPHRSHDPANNLKRSDPFQFGSRYLNEGDDVFEFNAWDHVETDDAYKEYAEQQYAKQRQNPVSDFEKRKFSIDPARWWNLFYKNNSANFFKNRKWLQQEFPVLAEVTKEDAGPKVLLEIGAGAGNTAFPILANNKNPELKIHACDYSKTAVEVIRNHEEYDPKSIQADVWDVTSDSLPPGLEEGSVDVAVLIFIFSALSPDQWPKAVSNVHRVLKPGGLVCFRDYGRGDLAQVRFRKGRYLDENFYIRGDGTRVYFFDKDQLADIWSGKAKELAALQEPSPLAAPAAESADGVAEAEEAETETEIPRFEIENLGVDRRLLVNRASKLKMYRCWLQGRFRKK, encoded by the exons ATGGCGTCGTCAACGCCAAGTGGCGATGCCGTCGTGAGCCAGACAATCGAGTCGGTGCCTGTCGAGAAGCTGGCCGCGCTGGACGTCAAGGATCCGATCACCAAGGCTGACACGGAAGCCAAGGCGCCTGAGAGCGAGGTGCCGCCTCATCGATCGCATGATCCTGCCAACAACTTGAAGCGGAGTGATCCCTTCCAGTTTGGCAGCCGGTACTTGAACGAGGGAGACGATGTCTTTGAGTTCAACGCCTGGGACCACGTGGAGACTGACGATGCATACAAAGAGTATGCGGAGCAACAGTACGCCAAGCAGCGCCAAAACCCCGTCTCTGACTTTGAGAAGA GAAAATTCAGTATCGACCCTGCTAGGTGGTGGAATCTCTTCTACAAGAACAACTCGGCCAACTTCTTCAAGAACCGCAAATGGCTTCAGCAGGAGTTCCCCGTGCTGGCCGAGGTAACCAAGGAAGATGCCGGACCCAAGGTCCTCCTCGAGATTGGCGCAGGTGCCGGTAACACGGCTTTCCCCATCCTGGCCAATAATAAGAACCCGGAACTAAAGATCCATGCCTGCGACTACTCAAAGACTGCTGTAGAGGTCATCCGGAACCATGAAGAATACGATCCCAAGTCGATCCAGGCCGACGTTTGGGACGTGACCAGTGACAGCTTACCGCCTGGACTCGAGGAAGGCTCCGTAGACGTCGCCGTGCTGATTTTCATCTTCTCTGCTCTCTCTCCCGACCAGTGGCCAAAGGCCGTGAGCAACGTCCACCGAGTCCTCAAGCCTGGCGGCCTGGTCTGCTTCCGAGATTATGGAAGAGGAGATCTTGCCCAGGTCCGGTTCCGCAAGGGTCGCTATCTGGACGAAAACTTTTACATCCGAGGCGATGGGACCCGCGTTTACTTTTTTGACAAGGATCAGCTCGCCGATATCTGGTcaggcaaggccaaggagcttgcTGCACTTCAAGAACCCTCTCCTCTAGCTGCACCAGCGGCTGAGAGTGCCGATGGTGTGGCGGAGGCAGAAGAggcagagacagagacagagaTCCCTCGGTTCGAGATAGAGAACCTTGGTGTTGATCGACGTCTGCTGGTCAACCGAGCatccaagctcaagatgTATAGATGCTGGCTGCAGGGCCGCTTTAGAAAGAAATAG
- a CDS encoding TYR-PHOSPHATASE-2 domain-containing protein → MSSNVGLENVLNFRDVGKTVNDFLGTRRLREGVFYRSARLDDATLLDRKLIRDGLGIKTVIDLRTKTEHLNRVKRRQEQSNIPALVKSNTALAEPLHIPGLEYQEIKITGRPFELFLLRQLSWWDFFHFLFLFLCGYRMEAISILGQQVMIPRGLVGLGLDTLDQSTREIRETLSLYTTETTLPSVVHCTQGKDRTGLVCTLVLMILDVPVAAIEHDYALTDEALIPEREERLVEIRQIGLTDEWADTAKDMIVRIEQHLNEKYGGLDAYLDGIGFGADDRARVRDALLY, encoded by the exons ATGAGTTCCAACGTTGGCCTTGAGAATGTTCTCAACTTTCGCGACGTTGGCAAAACAGTGAACGACTTTCTAGGCACAAG GAGGCTTAGAGAGGGCGTCTTTTACAGATCTGCAAGATTAG ATGATGCTACACTCTTGGATAGAAAGCTCATTAGAGATGGTCTTGGTATCAAGACTGTCATAGACTTGCGCACCAA AACTGAGCACCTCAACCGGGTCAAAAGGCGACAGGAGCAATCCAATATTCCTGCTCTCGTCAAGTCCAACACAGCTCTTGCAGAGCCACTTCATATCCCGGGACTGGAATATCAAGAGATCAAGATTACTGGACGTCCCTTTGAGTTGTTTCTCCTGCGCCAACTCTCATGGTGGGATTTCTT TCACTTTTTGTTCCTCTTCCTTTGCGGCTACCGCATGGAAGCCATCAGCATCCTTGGCCAACAGGTCATGATACCGCGAGGCCTTGTCGGCCTTGGTCTCGATACCCTCGACCAGTCAACAAGAGAGATCCGCGAGACTTTGTCTCTATATACGACCGAGACAACTCTGCCGTCCGTCGTTCACTGCACCCAAGGCAAAGACCGTACAG GTCTCGTCTGCACTCTAGTGTTGATGATCCTCGATGTTCCGGTGGCCGCCATCGAGCATGATTATGCCCTCACCGATGAAGCGCTCATCCCTGAGCGAGAGGAGCGTCTGGTCGAGATCCGTCAGATAGGACTCACTGATGAATGGGCTGACACGGCAAAGGACATGATTGTAAGGATCGAGCAGCACCTTAACGAAAAATATGGGGGACTAGACGCCTATCTGGACGGGATAGGATTCGGTGCCGACGATAGAGCAAGGGTTCGTGACGCGTTGCTCTACTGA
- a CDS encoding [RNA-polymerase]-subunit kinase, producing the protein MAVSPVVTHTVEVPQSQTLQRAISSPLKNVTSQTSSSNGTPKPPVTSVPAPATMPATLDLAEQMNDEEKRKYVKGKKLGEGTYAIVFLGHLRSKPSTLVAIKKIKVQKEYDEGMAPDAVRELKHLQELSHPNIISLLSVFSSKDQNLNLVLEYLPRGDLEMLIRDTENVRYGTADIKTWMGMLTRAVWFCHENFVLHRDIKPNNLLIAADGEVKLADFGLARSFADPHQLMSSRVITRWYRPPELLFDAKHYSGAVDVWSVGTVFAELIMRAPYLPGNTDLDQVRLVCEAIGTPTEDNWPGVTKLSGYAVPGQHPVRGKDWYEMRFGSVGSDGVDLLMKTLILDPKKRITARSMLDHPWWHSEPKPTRKQDLPKKGGAGADDKMGADLKRRPGVIDDDRGSKVARKLDFGGM; encoded by the exons ATGGCAGTCTCCCCCGTCGTCACCCACACGGTAGAGGTGCCTCAATCCCAAACCCTCCAGCGCGCCATCTCCTCGCCTCTCAAGAACGTCACCTCGcaaacctcttcctccaatGGCACTCCTAAACCACCCGTCACGTCGGTGCCTGCGCCAGCCACCATGCCTGCGACTTTGGATCTCGCCGAGCAGATgaacgacgaggagaagcggaAATACGTCAAAG GCAAGAAGCTAGGTGAAGGTACCTAcgccatcgtcttcctcggccACCTCCGTTCCAAGCCGTCCACCCTCGTCGCCATCAAAAAGATCAAGGTGCAGAAGGAGTACGACGAGGGCATGGCGCCCGACGCCGTCCGTGAGCTCAAGCACCTCCAGGAGCTCTCCCACCCAAACatcatctccctcctctccgtcttctcctccaaggaccagaacctcaacctcgtcctcgagTACCTGCCCCGCGGCGACCTCGAGATGCTCATCCGCGACACGGAAAACGTCCGCTACGGTACAGCAGACATCAAGACCTGGATGGGCATGCTCACCCGTGCCGTGTGGTTCTGCCACGAGAACTTTGTCCTCCACCGTGATATCAAGCCCAACAACTTGCTCATCGCCGCTGACGGGGAGGTCAAGCTTGCTGATTTTGGTCTCGCGCGCAGCTTTGCCGACCCTCACCAGCTCATGTCGTCGCGCGTCATCACCCGCTGGTATCGTCCCCCTGAGCTGCTCTTTGATGCAAAGCACTACAGCGGCGCTGTCGACGTCTGGTCCGTCGGCACCGTCTTTGCAGAGCTCATCATGCGTGCGCCCTACCTCCCCGGCAACACGGACCTCGACCAGGTCCGTCTCGTCTGCGAGGCCATCGGCACACCTACCGAAGACAACTGGCCCGGCGTCACGAAGCTCTCCGGGTACGCTGTTCCCGGACAGCACCCGGTTCGTGGCAAAGACTGGTATGAGATGCGCTTTGGCAGTGTGGGCTCTGACGGTGTCGATCTCCTCATGAAGACGCTCATCCTCGACCCCAAGAAGCGCATCACAGCCCGCTCCATGCTCGATCACCCGTGGTGGCACTCGGAGCCCAAGCCCACGCGAAAGCAGGACCTCCCAAAGAAGGGCGGTGCCGGGGCCGACGACAAGATGGGAGCCGACCTCAAGCGCAGGCCGGGCGTCATTGACGACGATCGGGGATCCAAGGTTGCTCGCAAGCTCGACTTTGGAGGCATGTAA